CTGCCGGGCCTCGCCCCGGTCCCGGGCCGCGGCATGACCCAGCCGGGTTACGAGGGCGCGGGCCGGCTGGTCGTCCCCGTCGGTCTCATCGACAAGCCGTACGAGCAGCGGCGCGACCCGCTGTGGCTCGACTTCGGCGGCGCGGCCGGCCATATGCAGATCATCGGCGGCCCGCAGTCCGGCAAGTCGACGCTGGTGCGCTCGATCATCGCGTCGTTCGCGCTCACCCACACCCCGTACGAGGTGCAGTTCTACGGCCTGGACTTCGGTGGCGGCGGTATGGCCGCGGTGGCCGGCCTGCCGCACGTGGGCGGTGTCGCCTCCCGCCTGGACCCGGAGAAGGTCCGGCGTACGGCGGCCGAGGTGTACGGCGTCATGACCCGGCGCGAGGAGTACTTCCGCTCGGCGGGCATCTCCTCCATCGCCGAGTTCCGCACCCGTCGCGCGCGGGGCGACATCTCGGTGACCGACCAGCCCTGGGGCGACGTCTTCCTGGTCATCGACGGCTGGGGCAACTTCCGTTCGGACTACGAGGCCCTGGAGCAGCTGGTCCTGGACATCGCCGCGCGCGGTCTCGGCTACGGCATCCACCTGATCATCACCGCGTCCCGCTCGATGGAAGTCCGGGCGAACATGAAGGACCACCTGATGAACCGCCTGGAGCTGCGGCTGGGTGATCCCATGGACTCGGAGATCGACCGCAAGGTCGCCGCCAACGTGCCCACCGGGGTGCCGGGCCGCGGTCAGACGCCGCAGAAGCAGCACTTCATGGCGGCCGTCCCGCGCATCGACGGCCTCTCCTCCGACACGGACCTGGCGGAGGCGACCGCCGCGCTCGCCGCCGAGGTCACCCGGCACTGGCAGGAGCCCGGCGCGCCCGAGGTGCGCCTGCTGCCCCGCGAGTTCCCGGCGGCCCAGCTCCCGCCGGGCGACCGCTTCCCGAACCGGGGCGTCGCCTTCGCGCTCGACGAGGACAACCTCGAGCCGGTGTTCGTGGACTTCGAACAGGACCCGTTCTTCCTGGTGTTCGGCGAGAGCGAGTCCGGCAAGTCCAACCTGCTGAAGCTGCTGATCAAGCGTCTCACCGAGCGCTACGACGGCAACAGCTGCAAGCTGTTCGTGGTCGACAACCGGCGCTCGCTGCTCGGAGTGACCCCGGACTCGCACCTGGCCGAGTACATCCCGATGTCGAACCAGATGCAGCACCACATGGACGCGCTGGCCGACCTGATGCAGCGCCGCACGCCGACGGCGGACGTGACCCCGGAGCAGCTGCGCAACCGCAGCTGGTGGCGCGGCCCGACGGTGTACGTGGTCATCGACGACTACGACCTGGTCTCCACGTCGAGCGGCAACCCGCTGGCGGGCCTGACCGAACTGCTCCCCTTCGCCCGCGACGTCGGCGTCCGCTTCATCATCGCCCGCTCCACGGCGGGCGCGGGCCGCGCCGGCTACGAGGCCTTCATGCAGCGCATGAAGGAACTCGGCGCCCAGGGCGTCGTCCTCGCCGGCGACCCCGCGGAGGGCGAACTGCTGGGCGGCGTCCGGCCCCGGCCGATGCCCGCGGGCCGCGGCATCTTCGTGTCCCGCAAGCGCGGCAAGCCGATGGTGCAGGTGGGCCTCGTGGAGTCCTAGCGCGTCCCGTCGCCGGGGAGCTGCGCCCGGCTTGGCCTTGATGCCGCGGACTGGTCTGGTCCGCGGCATCTTGTCGTTCCCAGGGGACCCGTGGGACGGAAGTGGAGGTTTCGGGGGCAGTTGGAGTTGCTGCCGTGTCCGTGCCAAGGTTTTGCTATTTTTGCCTGAACTAGACGATTCAAATGGAACGCAATTACCGGTCAGGCACTCCACGGGGATGGGTCATCCATGGCATGGGATGAATGGGAGCAGCTCAAGTCGGACGCGCTGACGCGCCGGCAGGGTGGGGCTGCACACATGCAGCTCAACCACATCCCGGACGACCCCGGCGGAGGTTCCACCGCCTTCCCTAGCCAGACCGGCGACCTCAAGGTCACCCAGCACGACCTGGCCAAGATCGGCAGCGCTGCCCACACCCTCTACAACCAACTCTGGGACAAGGCCCGGTTGTCGAACACCCACGTGGACTCGGCGGCCCGCGACCTGACGGATCAGGGCTTCGCACTCGGTTCGGCCCTCCAGCACGTGTCGGACAAGTGGGACACGCAACTCGGCTCCCTCTTGGACGCGTGCGCCCAGATCTCCAATCACATGCAGGTCACCAAGAAGATCCACGCAGGCGACGAGGCGTACATCTGGCGGCAGATGAGCAGCATCGACACTCTCGACGCCGGTTTCGACGAGCGTGTCGGGGGTCCTGGCAAGCCCAACCCGGCCTACGCCCCGCCGAAGAAGCACTGATCTCGACGCACGACGGGGACACCGACTCATGGATCTCGACGCTCTGCGCTTCGCCAACTTCAAGCAGCTCGACGACGCCGTCGAGGACTGGGGACACATCGTCCGGAACCTGAAAGACCTGGCCGAGGACGCGGACAAGGGCCTGCACCAGGCCGCCAACAAGGCCAACTGGGCCGGCGTGAACCAGCAGGTGACCAAGGAGTTCATCGGCAAGACGGCCGGGGAGTTCCAGGACGCCCACACTCAGGCCCAGACCATCCACAACATCCTGAGCGACACCGCCGGGGAGCTGAAGGGTTACCAGAAGCAGCTCACCGCGGCGATCGAGCGCGGACTGAAGAAGAACCTCACGGTGATGGACACCGGCAAAGGCACCTTCACCGTGACCATGAACGTCCATCCTGACCGGGCCGCGTCCGGCTACACCCCACCGGAACACGACGAGCACGACGTCACCGCTCTGCGGGACGAGGTGCAGAAGATCCTCCGCGACGCCACCGAGAGCGACAACTCGGCGAAAACCGTCCTCATGGCCCTCGTCGACCAGACCGACTACGGCTTCTCGGACGCGTCCTACAAGGACCGCGACTCCGCCGCCGGTGCCGTCAAGGACGCGGACGAACTGGCGCGTCTCGCCAAGAAGGACCCGGAGGACCTGACACCCGCCGAGTTCGACAAGCTCAACGCCGGTCTGAAGGAGCACGCCGGCGATCCGCTGTTCGCGGAACGCTTCGCCACCGATCTCGGGCCGGAGAAGACGCTCGAGTTCTGGGCCGGGATCAACGATCCCCACAAGGCGGCGCAGCTGGGGCAGGCCCGGGTCGACCAGTACGACGACCTGCAGCGCAATCTCGGTCTGACGCTCGCCACCGCCTCACAGAGCGACTCCGCCGCCATGACCGAGTGGAAGGGCAGGATGATCGCCCTCGGCGACCAGCCGGTCGGCGGCCAGACGGGGCCCATGGGCTTCCAGGTCATGAGCAACCTCATGCGGGCGGGCGACTACGACGACCAGTTCCTCAAGAGCTACGGCACCGCGCTCATGGCCACCGAACGCAAGCTCACCGGCAACGGGGAGCACCCCAATATGGCCTGGCAGCACATGGGCATGGACCCGTGGCTCAACCGGATGGGCGACGACAGCGGCGACGACCCGCTGACGGGCTATCTCAAGGCACTGTCCGCCAGTCCGGACGCGGCCACGGACTTCCTCAACGAGGAGTATCTGCCCAAGGGAGGGGACCACAAGGAGGCCGTCTCCAACTTCACGTACCTCTTCGAGGACCGTGAGTGGCCCAAGGAGACCGACCTCAAGGGCGACGACATCCACCCCGGGCAGAACAACCTGGCCATGGCGATCGAAGCGGCCACGACCGGTCACCCGGCGGGCGAGCTGCCCACGGCGGACACCCCGGCACACAACGATCAGCAGGCCAAGCTCATGGCGAGCGTGGTCGCGTCCATCAGCGACGACCCCGACCGGCTGACCAAGAACGGCTACATGTCCGACAGCATCGGGCAGATGGCGTCGGAGTACCTGCCGGACATCAACCGGGCCACCACCGACGTGAAGCCCGATCCGGGCTCCGAGCAGTGGCAGCAGATCGAGAAGCTCTTCCCCGTCGCCGGTGCGTCGGCCGAGATGAACCACGCCGACGTGTCCCGCTTCCTGATCGCCGTCGGGCAGAACCCGGAGGGCTACTCGGCTGTGGAGGTCGGACAGAAGGCCTACATGGCGAACCTGATGGATTACCACCTGAATCCGGATCTGCCGGCGGACCAGCGGTACGGGCAGAGCATGGAGAACACCATCACCGAGATATCCCGGCGTTCGGCAGAGGTCGGAGGCTGTCTGGCCATCGGCCGTCAGGAGGCCGTGCTGGGTCCCGCCAAGGAAGCGGACGAGGACTACAACCACGCCGTCTCGCAGTGGCAGAACGTGGCGAACGGCGTCATCGGCACCGGCATCGGAGTAGGCACCAGCTTCATCGCGTCCCCCGCCGCCGGTGCCGCCGTCGGTGGCGTCGCCGGCACCGTCAGCGGTGTCGTCCTCGGTGAACTGTTCAACGGCGTCGAGGGCAGCCATCTGGAGGACAAGGGCCTCGACTCCGCCCGGCTCTGGGAGGACAGCCGCGATCGCAACATCGCCCTGGCGCAGAAGGCCGCAACCGAGGCGGCCAAAGCACACCACTCCCCCTATGCGGACCGGGTCGGCGAGTGGGCACGCTACGGCACCGAGGACGGCTTCAACGACGCTTCCACGGACGGGCGGCGGATGGCCGACGACCTTCAGACGGAAATCTCCTAGTGAGGAATCGAAACCGATGCCGCCCCTGCGCCCCCGATCAACCATGGCCTGCGTCGCCGGCGCCCTTGCCGTCGGCCTAGCCCTGACGAGCTGCTCCTCGGGAGCTTCGGACAAGAAGCGCGAATACGCTGTTCCCTCGTCGATGTGCGGAACAGCCATGCCTCCGTCGGCTCTCGAACCGCTCCTGCCGGCGGGGAAGACGATCTCGTCCCGGAAGAGCGGTTCTCCCGGCTACGCACGCTGCCAGGTCTCGGTGGACGGAAAGGTCGTCCTCTCGAGCATCATCGAACGCTGGAGCCCGAGGACCACTCTCACGAAGGTCGCCTTCGGCACCTACGGGATCACCGCCCACAGCGTCAAGAAAGAGAACGAAAGGTACATCGTCGCGGACTCCGCCGCGGTGGGACACGTGGCGTGCGCCGCCAAGCGGAAGGATGGCGCGGAGGTCTTCGCGGTGATCAGGACGCACCACGGCTCGGTCGGCACCACAGCCATGGAAAAGGCCATCAGCGAGTTCACCGATGCGGCAGCCACATCCAAGGAGTGCACGGAACTCGACACGTGAACGACGGCGTCAGCCCGCTCAGAACGCCGCAAAGGCGATGACCGAGCTGTCGTGCAGGACGAAGACACGATTACCGGCAGCGGCCATGCGGATGTACACAGTCTGGGGCAACTCGTAGCTTCGCGCATCCTGTCCGTCCGACACCCGCACCGAACGGACCAGCAGGGCGGGATCGTTCGGCCGGTTGTCGGACTCGAGCGCCCACACCGCGTGGCCCTGCCGTACCACCGGACTCTCGGGGTCCGCGCAGTCGAAGGCATTCCACAACACCTTTCCGTCCTTCTTCGACACGTACCGGATGCCGTCACCCGCGCTGGCATAGACCGCGTCCTCGTAGGCCGCAGGGGCACCCCACGTGTTCCAGTCGGTCTCCCAGCTACCCAGCTTGGTGCTCCAGATCTTCTCTCCGTCGCCGATCCGCCGGGCCTCCAGGGATGAGCCGTTGATGTACACGGTGCCGCCGTAGACGGCCGGGCGGACGGTGACTTCCTGGTGGTCGAGGCGGGCCCACACCTTGCGGCCGTCGCTGGTCCGCACGACGAGCACGGTGCCGTCCGAGGTCGACATCACGAGCATGCCCTGGCTGATCACGGCCGGATTCAGCAACTTGCCACGGAAATCGGCGGCGACCGGCGCCGTCCAGCGGACCTTGGCGTCCGAGCGATTCACGCTGCGCAGCCTGTGGTCCTTCGTCACGAAGTACACCGCGTCGTCGTCGGCCGCGAGGAGCGTGGCCGCCTCGGCCGCCGGACACGTCCACTTGGGTTCGCCAGTGGAGGGCACGAAGGTACGCAGCACCCCCTTGCCGTCGACGCCGATGACGAGCCGGTCGGAGAGGGACAGATAGCCGCTCTTCGTTCTGAGGTGAGGCGCGGTCCAGCGGCGCTTGCCGTTCGTGATGTCGAAAGCCGCGACACCACCGGTGGCGACGCCGAAGACGATGACGTCTCCTACCGGCAGCAACGGTCGGGAGTAGGCGTCGGCTTCGTTGTTCACCTCCCACAGATCCGTCAGCTGGACGTGGTTGGTGAACGGGTCCTTGACGCCCTTGGCGTCCAGCTTCTGCACGGGCATGCGCACAGCCGGGGGGATGTCGAAGGGATCGCTCTTCAGCTTCGTCGAGCCCGCCCACCACGCGGCCGTACCGCCGCCCGCCAGGACCACGCCTCCCGCGGCGAGGCCGGTGAGCAGACGCCTGCGGGTGACGGACGGGCCCGTCTCGATGGTGACGGGCGTGGTCAGCCGGCGTGCCGCAGCCTCCCGTTCCTTGATGGCGTCGGCGACCGGTCCGCGCCGCCACACCCGGTCGGCTCCCTTGGGCGCCGCCATGACCTGGACGATCTGGGCCGGTACAGGGCGGGCAGCGGGGTCCTTGGCCAGACAGGGCAGGATCAGTGCCTTCAGCTGCGGGGCAATGCCTTCGAGCCGCGGCTCGCCGTGTACCACTTCGTACTGCACGGCCGCGATATGCGAGCCGTCGTACGCCCGTCTGCCGCTTGCCGCGTACGCGAGCACCGCGCCGAGGGAGAACACGTCGGCCGACGGAGCCACCCGCCGGCCGAGCACCTGCTCGGGGGCGCCGTACCCCGGTGAGACGGGCACCTGCCCGGTCGTGGTCAAGGTCAACCCGTGTTCGGGGCGAGCGATGCCGAAGTCGATGATCCGCGGTCCGGACGAGGTGAGCACGATGTTGGGCGGTTTCAGGTCCCGGTGGATGAACCCGGCCGCGTGGATGTCGGCGAGGGTTCGCGCGAGTGCACTGGCCAGGGCACGCAGCGCCGGCTCGTCGAGCGGGCCATAGGTGTCGACGGCCTGGTCCAGGGTCAGGCCCGCGAGATATTCGGTGGCGATCCAGGGCCGTCCCCCCTCGGTCCACGCGCCGAGCACGTTCGCGATGCCGCTGCTCCGCACCGCCTGTGCGGCCTGCGCCTCGCGCACGAACCGCTGGGCGAGGTTGGTGTCGTGGGTGAGATCCGGTCGGAGCACCTTGACGGCAGCGAGGCTGCCGGCGTTGTCCTGGCCGACGTAGACCTTGCCCATGCCGCCTTCGCCGAGGACCCCGAGGACGCGATAGGGACCGAGGCGGAGCGGGTCGCCGCTACCGAGGGGTTTCATAGGAAGGTCTTTCTGCCTGAACGGGACGGATGGGGACGGTCGAGCGCAGAGTCCGTGGCCGTGGCGGGTGGCTGAGTTCCGTGTGCGGATTCAACGCTTTCGGTCACTTCACTTGAGCGGATAGGCGGTCAGGTTGCTGCTGTTCACACCGAGGAGCAACTTCGCGTCCGGGTCCACGTGGAACTGCGTGCTGCTCGTCTGGTACGTCAGCGCGGTGGTGTGTTTCGTCAGGCTGACCGCGTGCAGCAGGGCCGCGTTCTTGTAGTACGCGTAGTCGGTGCCGAGCATGGGTTGCCATGCGGTGGACGCCCCGTCGACCACGCCGCCCTTCTCGGTCCAGAGCAGTTTTCCGCTGTCCGCGTCGAACGCCGTCAGCCCGGCCCCCGCACCCACCGCGTACACCACGCCAGCCCTGAGCGCCGGTGGACTGTAGGCACGGCCGGCCGGGCTCTGCCAGGCCACGGATCCGTCACTCAGCCGCAGAGCCCGCAGCCGGCTGCCACCGAGATACACGTGATCGCCGTCCGCAGCGATCACGCCGCGGAGGATGTCGGGATCGTCGATGTCATACGGCCTGTCCCAGACGACGGCTCCGGTCGAGGCGTCGCGTACGACGACGTGTACGGTCCACTCCTTCACCTCCTGGAGTGTCACCAGGCGGTCGCCGACGACCCGGGCGGTGAGGAAGTGCAGCCTCTTGCTGTTGTCCGGCCGTGCGGGCAGGGCTTTCGACCACAGCTGTTTGCCGGTTCTGAGGTCGGCGGCGCGGATGGTGAAGGTCTGCCGGGCCATCAGGTAGCCGGTTCCGTCCTCCTTGCCGTCGCCGACGGCGACGTACGCGACGCGGTCGGTGACGCAGAGGAGCTGATGTGTCCAGAGCTCGTTGTTGGTACCCGGGAAGCGGACCAGTGTCCTGGCTGTCTTGCCGTTGTTCGGGTCGACGGTCCGGAGGGTGACGGCCGACCCGATCCCGTCGTCGGTTTCGCCCCCCAGCGTGAGCCCGTAGAGGCGCCCGCCTGCCACGGCCATCTGCCAGCCGCTCTCCTCGCTGTACACCCGCCACTTGCTCACGCCTGTCCGGGGATTCACACCATGGGTGTATCCGCCCATCGGAACCACGATCATCCCGTCGGTCCCCTGGGGGACGACCATGCCGAAGACGTCCGTGAGCATCATGGTCTCGAACTGGTAGGACCAGAGCGGAGCGAGGTTCCGTGTCTGGGCGCCGCCGTCCTTGTCGGTCGTACCTGCGTCGCCTCGCGCTGCGGGGCGCTGCTGCCACCACCACGCGCCTGCGCCCGCGGCGCCGACGGCGAGCGCCCCTCCGAGCGCGAGGAACCCGCGGCGCGAGGGACGACGGCCGACCGTCGTGGTGCCCCCTGCGGTCTCCGGACCGGCTGTCGGCGCCGGCAGCCGCTGTGGTGTCAGCCGCCAGACGTCGGCGGCCCGGCGCCCGATGTCCGCGAGCAGCTCGGGGGGCAGGTGGTCGGCGAACTCACCGCTGCCGTCGTGGAGTTGAGCGGCGAGTTGGGCCGTGGTCGGCCGGGCCGCCGGGTCCTTGGCCAGGCACTGGGCCAGTACCGGTGCGAGCGCGGCCGGTACGCCGCTCAGGTCCGCCTCGGCGTACCGCACCCGGTACAGAAGATCCGCCGCCTGGCCGTGTCCGAAGGGGCCTCGCCCGGTTGCCGCGTACACCAGCACTCCGGCGAGCGCGAAGACATCGCCGGCCGCGTCGTGGTCCTGGCCGGTGGCCTGTTCGGGCGACATGAAGGCGGGGGTGCCGACGGCGACGCCGGCCCGGGTCAGCCGGTCGTCGCCGATGGCGCGGGCGATGCCGAAGTCGATGACCTTCGGGCCGTAGGCGGTCAGGAGGATGTTGGACGGCTTGAGGTCGCGGTGTACGACGTCCGACCGGTGCAGCTGCCCGAGCGCGGAGCACAGGGCCGCGCCGAGGGCGCGTACGGACTGTTCGGGCAGCGGGCCGCCGGCCTCGACGGCCTCGTCGAGCGGGGGGCCGAGCACGTACTCCGTGGCCAGCCAGGGTGTCTCGGCGAGCGGATCCGCGTCCATCACCCGTGCCCCGAACTGCTCGCCGATGACCCGCGCCGCGTCCACCTCCAGCCGGAAACGGGTGCGGGCCGCCGGATCGGTGGCGATGGCGGCGTGCATGGTCTTCAGGGCGACGGTACGACCGCCTGCGGAGCGCGCAACGTACACGGTGCCCATGCCGCCGCTGCCGAGCCGGGCGATGAGCCGGAAAGGGCCGAGGGCAACGGGGTCGTCGTGAGTGAGAGGAGTCGGCATGGGTTCTTGTCGTCGTCAGTGGCTGGGGTGGGGTACGGGGGCCGTGGACGGCGCCCCGCCGGGCGGCCAGGGTGTGTGCACCGGCGCCGGCAACGGGACTTCCGCGGCCAGCACGGACGCCGACTGATGGACGATGGCGGCGACGAGCCGGGCGGGCAGCCAGCCGGGGACCAGGAAGGCGTCGGCGCGCGAGGGCGGAGCGAAGCCCGCGGGGGCGTCGGGCTGGGGTCCGCCCGCCAACTCGTCGATGACCTCCGCGAGTTGGGGTCGGTGGGCCGGGTCGCGGGACAGGCAGCGCGGGACCAGCGAGCGCAGGGCGTCCGGCAGTTCCTCACGCTCCGGCATCGTGAATCCCGTGGCGGCGTACGCCAGCGTGGCACCGAGCGCGTACACGTCGCCCAGCGGCCGTGGCTGTCCGCCCGCGGCCTGCTCGGGCGGCAGGCTGCCGGGGTCGAGCCCGGGCACGTCCTGTCGTACGGCACCGTCCGGCGCCGCGGCCCGCACCGCCCCGAAACAGGTCAGCCGGGGTCCGTCGGCGGCGATCAGTACGGCGGCCGGGCACAGCCCGGCGTGGGTCAGGTTCTGCCCGTGCACGACGGCGAGGTTCTCGGCCAGCGCGACCCCGAGCGCCCGAACCGTCCGCTCGGGCAGCGGGCCGCCGTGCAGGGCGAGGGCGATGGGCAGCGGAAGCGCGGGCACGTAGGGACGGGCGTGCCACGGCTGCTCGCCGGGGGCCGCGAGTTCGACGGCCGGGAGGACCCAGGAGCCGAGGAGATAGCGGGAGGCGTCGGCCTCGGCCATGAACCGCTGCGGGTCGGCCGTGGCCAGGGGGGTGCTCAGCAGTACGGTCCGGTCGCCGTCGGCACTGCGGGCGATGAAACGGTGCTCGGGGACGGGGGTCTGCGCGGGAAGCCCGGAGTCGAGCCGCGTGACGACCGTGTACGGCCCGATCCGCCGGGTACCTCGCGTACTCGGCCCGGCTCCTCGCATGCTCGGCCGGCCGTTGTCAGCCGAGGGCGTCACCTCGCTCGTCCCGCCCGCACAAGGGCCACAGCTCCGCCGCCGATCACGAGGATTGCGGCGACGGCGGCGAGTGTGATCCAGAGGGTGGTGTTGCTGTCGTTCGACGAGTGCGTGCTTGATCCTGCCGCTGAGGTTCCGCCGGTTGAAGTCTTTTCCGGGGCTTGTGACGGGGTGGATGCAGCAGCGGGGGAGGATGAAGCCGGGGTGGACGAGCCCGACTTGGCCAGAAGGTCGCCGCCGTTGTCCTTGGCGAGCGGGTCGACATGCGCCGGCCCGGGGTTATAGGCCGGGTTCGCGAGAACCAGACGGGGACGAATGAGCCCGTAACCGCCGTACTTGCTCGGCTTGTTCTTCGGCCAGGTGCGGCCCGCCGTGTCGATCAGGGCACGGGTCACCTGGTTCACCGTCCAGTCGGGATGGGCGGACCAGATCAGAGCGGCAGCCCCCGAGGCGATCGCGGTCGCCGAGCTGGTGCCGTTCACGTTGTCGCAGTACGAGCGGAATGTCGCGTCGCACCAGCCGGGGAACCCCTGGCCTGGGGCCGACAGGTCGACGTAGTTCCCGGCGGAAGAGAACTTCGCAACGGAGAGAGATTTGTCCACTGCGGCTACACCGACTACGTATGGGTCCGCGGCCGGATAACCAATGGTGTCGCCTGACTTCCGGCCGTCGTTTCCGACTGCCGCGATCAGCAGCTTCCCCTTCGACGCCGCGTAATTGATGGCGGCCTGTTCGTCGGAGTCGGGCCCTGGGGAACCGAACGACATGCTGATGATCTTCGCATCCGTGTCGGCCGCCGCCCTGATCGCGGCGGTGGCACCAGGCGTTTTCTTCTTCTCCTGCGCACTGCGCTTCATGCCGTCGAACTTGACGCGGAACGGGATGATCTTCGCCCCGGGCGCCAGGCCTTTCAACCCACCACCTGCTCCGGTACCCGCGATCAACTCGGCCATGGTCGTACCGTGGCCGACGTAATCGTCAGTGGCCCGGTACGCGACCGATTTCGGCACTTCGTCCGTCAGGACCTGCCCCTTGAGTGACGGAGTGTTCGCGTTCACCCCGGTGTCGATGACGGCGACTTTCACGCCTTCACCGGTGCTGACCTTCCACATCTTTTCGGCCTGCATCGGACCGAGATACCACTGCTTCGACTGCACATCATCAGCGGAGGCGCCCGGAGCCAAGCCCACCGTCGTGGCAGCCAGGGCACCGACGACCGCGGTCACAACACGCACTCGTCCAGCAAGGCCTGTTCTGCGAACCGTGGCCTGCTCGGCTCGTCGGCTGATCCCTGACCTCATCGTCTTTCCTGTCCTCGTTTCCGACAGCTCGGCTTCTTCAGCAGCTCGGCTTCTGCGGCTGGGCACAACAGCAGGGTGGGCGCCTCCCGCGCGCGCCCACCCTGGAGTTGGTTCTGCGAGCCTCGTCCTACTGGAAGTAGCTGGCCGCCTTCTTGTCGCCTTCCATGTACGTGCCGCCGGACTGGGCGACGACGTGACCGATGCCGGCCAGCGCCTGGTGGATGTCGTTGGCTTCCTTGTCCCAGCGCTGCAGCTTCTCGTGGAAGGTGCCCTGGGCCTGGCCCTCCCAGTACTGCAGGCTGTTCACCACCAGACCGCGCAGGTCGTGCAGGTCCTGCTCGAGCTGGCTCGCCTGGTTACCGATGTTGGTCGCCGCGGTGTCGAGCCCGTCATAAGTGACTGACAGCCCCTCAGCGTTGTTGGCCATGCCTGATTACCTCGTCTCGCTGGTGTGTGCCTGGTGAGTGGGCCGGATTCCCGGCGGTTGTCCTGTGTCGCGCTCGACTCAGTAGGAGCTGAGGGCGGACGGCGGGATCGAGGAGGCGCCGTCGCGGACGTCGATCTTGTTGACGGCCGCGCGGACCTCGTCTTCCTTGCTGTCCTTGATGTTGCGCGTCGTGGTCATGGCCTCGATGACGTCGCCGAGGATGTTGCCGATGTTGCGCAGCGACTCGTTGATCTCGAGCTGCTTCTTGTCGAACGCGGCACGGCCGATACCCTGCCACTGGCCCTCGAGGCCGTCGATGACGCCCTGAAGCGTGTGCACGCGCTTCTGGATGTTCTCGTACTTCTCGAGCATCTGCTTCTGCAGCCGGATTACTGCATCGTCTTGGAGCTTCTGCTTTCCGCCGGCCATGGTCGGCCCTGCCTTTCGTGTGTCCGTTGTTGATCTATTGGGTTCGGCTCACCGCCGGCGCCTGTCGCTTCCGGCGGTGAGCACGCAGTGCCTGCCCTGTCCGAAGTGCACTGGACGTTATGGCCGTTGTCAGCCGAGGGCGTTCACCTGGCGCGTCGTGCTCGCATGAGGGCCACACCTCCGCCGCCGATCACGACGACTGCGGCGACGGCGCCGAGCGTGATCCAGAGGGTGGAGTTGCTGTCATTCGACGATTCCGCGCTTGATCCTGCCGCTGAAGTGCCACCGGTTGAACCCTTTTCCGCGGCTTGTGACGGGGTTGATGCAGAAGCGGAGGAGGACGAAGTCGCGGTGGACGAGCCGGACTTGGCCAGCAGGTCGCCGCCGTTCTCCTTGCGGAGGGGGTCGACGTTCGCCGGGCCGGGGTTGTAGTGGGGATTCGCCAGCACCACGCGAGGCCGCACAGCACCGTAACCGAGATATGTGCTCGGTTTGTTCTTCGGCCAGCTACGGCCTGCCGTGTCGACCAGCGCGCGGGTGACCTGGTTCACCGTCCAGTCGGGGTGGGCGGACCAGATCAGAGCGGCCGAAGCCGAGGCGATGGCCGCGGCCGAACTCGTACCGTTCACGTTGTCGCAGTACGAACGGAATGTGGCGTCGCACCAGCCTGG
This genomic interval from Streptomyces sp. NBC_00557 contains the following:
- a CDS encoding serine/threonine-protein kinase — encoded protein: MKPLGSGDPLRLGPYRVLGVLGEGGMGKVYVGQDNAGSLAAVKVLRPDLTHDTNLAQRFVREAQAAQAVRSSGIANVLGAWTEGGRPWIATEYLAGLTLDQAVDTYGPLDEPALRALASALARTLADIHAAGFIHRDLKPPNIVLTSSGPRIIDFGIARPEHGLTLTTTGQVPVSPGYGAPEQVLGRRVAPSADVFSLGAVLAYAASGRRAYDGSHIAAVQYEVVHGEPRLEGIAPQLKALILPCLAKDPAARPVPAQIVQVMAAPKGADRVWRRGPVADAIKEREAAARRLTTPVTIETGPSVTRRRLLTGLAAGGVVLAGGGTAAWWAGSTKLKSDPFDIPPAVRMPVQKLDAKGVKDPFTNHVQLTDLWEVNNEADAYSRPLLPVGDVIVFGVATGGVAAFDITNGKRRWTAPHLRTKSGYLSLSDRLVIGVDGKGVLRTFVPSTGEPKWTCPAAEAATLLAADDDAVYFVTKDHRLRSVNRSDAKVRWTAPVAADFRGKLLNPAVISQGMLVMSTSDGTVLVVRTSDGRKVWARLDHQEVTVRPAVYGGTVYINGSSLEARRIGDGEKIWSTKLGSWETDWNTWGAPAAYEDAVYASAGDGIRYVSKKDGKVLWNAFDCADPESPVVRQGHAVWALESDNRPNDPALLVRSVRVSDGQDARSYELPQTVYIRMAAAGNRVFVLHDSSVIAFAAF
- a CDS encoding protein kinase domain-containing protein; protein product: MPTPLTHDDPVALGPFRLIARLGSGGMGTVYVARSAGGRTVALKTMHAAIATDPAARTRFRLEVDAARVIGEQFGARVMDADPLAETPWLATEYVLGPPLDEAVEAGGPLPEQSVRALGAALCSALGQLHRSDVVHRDLKPSNILLTAYGPKVIDFGIARAIGDDRLTRAGVAVGTPAFMSPEQATGQDHDAAGDVFALAGVLVYAATGRGPFGHGQAADLLYRVRYAEADLSGVPAALAPVLAQCLAKDPAARPTTAQLAAQLHDGSGEFADHLPPELLADIGRRAADVWRLTPQRLPAPTAGPETAGGTTTVGRRPSRRGFLALGGALAVGAAGAGAWWWQQRPAARGDAGTTDKDGGAQTRNLAPLWSYQFETMMLTDVFGMVVPQGTDGMIVVPMGGYTHGVNPRTGVSKWRVYSEESGWQMAVAGGRLYGLTLGGETDDGIGSAVTLRTVDPNNGKTARTLVRFPGTNNELWTHQLLCVTDRVAYVAVGDGKEDGTGYLMARQTFTIRAADLRTGKQLWSKALPARPDNSKRLHFLTARVVGDRLVTLQEVKEWTVHVVVRDASTGAVVWDRPYDIDDPDILRGVIAADGDHVYLGGSRLRALRLSDGSVAWQSPAGRAYSPPALRAGVVYAVGAGAGLTAFDADSGKLLWTEKGGVVDGASTAWQPMLGTDYAYYKNAALLHAVSLTKHTTALTYQTSSTQFHVDPDAKLLLGVNSSNLTAYPLK
- a CDS encoding DUF6571 family protein; the protein is MDLDALRFANFKQLDDAVEDWGHIVRNLKDLAEDADKGLHQAANKANWAGVNQQVTKEFIGKTAGEFQDAHTQAQTIHNILSDTAGELKGYQKQLTAAIERGLKKNLTVMDTGKGTFTVTMNVHPDRAASGYTPPEHDEHDVTALRDEVQKILRDATESDNSAKTVLMALVDQTDYGFSDASYKDRDSAAGAVKDADELARLAKKDPEDLTPAEFDKLNAGLKEHAGDPLFAERFATDLGPEKTLEFWAGINDPHKAAQLGQARVDQYDDLQRNLGLTLATASQSDSAAMTEWKGRMIALGDQPVGGQTGPMGFQVMSNLMRAGDYDDQFLKSYGTALMATERKLTGNGEHPNMAWQHMGMDPWLNRMGDDSGDDPLTGYLKALSASPDAATDFLNEEYLPKGGDHKEAVSNFTYLFEDREWPKETDLKGDDIHPGQNNLAMAIEAATTGHPAGELPTADTPAHNDQQAKLMASVVASISDDPDRLTKNGYMSDSIGQMASEYLPDINRATTDVKPDPGSEQWQQIEKLFPVAGASAEMNHADVSRFLIAVGQNPEGYSAVEVGQKAYMANLMDYHLNPDLPADQRYGQSMENTITEISRRSAEVGGCLAIGRQEAVLGPAKEADEDYNHAVSQWQNVANGVIGTGIGVGTSFIASPAAGAAVGGVAGTVSGVVLGELFNGVEGSHLEDKGLDSARLWEDSRDRNIALAQKAATEAAKAHHSPYADRVGEWARYGTEDGFNDASTDGRRMADDLQTEIS